AAATTAGACTCCTCTCACCCGCTGCCCTCCTACATTTGCACCCCCCGCCTAACCAAACCCCCTTACCCTCCCGCCACTGCTAttctcatgcacacacacgctttaTTACGCAGTGACATTACCACATCCCTGTAGGCAGCTGCGCATCTCCGTATGACTGATGAGCGTAATTTCTCCCAAACAACAGAATGATCACTTTGGTGGCGAGCGCTTAAAATCGCTccctctccctcccttcctcctcctgTCCTTGCTCTTGTGTCTTCTTTTCAGCCAGGAAAAACAAAAGGCAAcaaaagaaagattttttttctcctccaatgGAAACACATTGATGTGAAATTACTCCTCATGTTCTTATAATGCCGAGAGCCCCATTAAACACATTTGGTACGAATAACAGCATTTAAAGCCATTCAACTTTTATGTTTGTTTATGGGCAACAGTTGGATAATAATACCCATATATGAATAGTACATAGGGGTCTGAGGTACAATGGAAACATTTGAAGATGACAAGATGGAAGTTCTCGGAAGGAGGTCAAGGCCAAGGATTCCCTTATTAGCATAAATCGTGCACAACCAACAGGCCTGTATATTAGCCCCATATAGCTGTCTGGGCACCACTGTTTACCGGGAGATATACTGAATGGAAGGCTAGTTACGACTCGTCGGTCTCTCTCCCGGCCTTATAGGTTCAGCCTCAGTGGGCTGTCCTCACGCATTCTCCCATCTGTCAGTCacatggagaaaaaaacaaatccaccTGTCCGCTTAGCTGATTAGGTGGACGCCACCCTGTCGGGGCCTGTCGAGGGTGTGAGAAGTGAGTCGGGCAGCGCCACCCACTGGTGATGGGAAGCTCATTAAGATTGCTCTACACCTTTCATTATTAATCCATCTAGTATCCATCCAAATAAGAGGATGAAGAAAGACTGTCACCGAAGAGTTGCTTTCGCTGCTTAATGAGTCTTTGATCACTAAAGCGAAAGACCgaattttttttgtggctcAGAGCTATAGCCAAAATTAGTATAGGCGGTAAAAAGTAGTGTATTAAAGTAGCAGTACAGATTCTTGTCTAAACGAGACTCTAGTAGTAAAAGTTGAAATACAGATTGAATTActttaaaagtaaaaaagtaaATACAAATGTTATTTTGTCGCCATTTtagttctatttatttattcagacTATCATGTGTGCCAACCTCATAAGCGTGTATGTCCGTCTCTAGTTCTGAAAAGTCGCCATTTGGTGTGTTGGAGAAGGGAGACATCTAAAACATACACATCAGCGTCCCTCGAGGACCAGGTTTGGACCTCGCCGAGTTAAAATACGCCACAATTTTATGCAGCTGCCTTTCAGCTGACCCTTTTGCAATTACAATGCAGCTAATTTAATCCATATCgggcaattacttttttttttttttacaatttacaGAGCTGCTATTCAGGTGCTCAGATTTAATCAGTTGTGTATGTTCAAAAGTGCCATGTCCTCTAAAGAGATTGACAAAGTTGCTGGGGACATACGTGAAATTCCTTAAAGCGATACAGCGAGCTGATGGAGCAGAGGAGAGGACGGTGTTCTGGATGCTAGAGAAAATGCCATGTGCCTTTAAGAGGgttaccccccccacccccctcgtccaaatgccccccctcccaccaccacctccCTCACTCAGCCACACAGACCTTCCTTCTGTGAGCATTGCCGAGGCAGCTCCGGTCCCTCATGTCTCTTTGCGGGGAGCATCAACATACTTCCCGCGGCATCACTGGAGACGATCCAGACCAACGCGTTGGGGAACTCCACGCAACTCCACTAACGGACTTGTGCCGGAGTAGAAATGGGCAAAAGTGTAAATTTTGACGGCGGAACTTCTAAGCGGGACTGAAATGAGAGGTCACTTCTGAGTTGAGAGCGACACCCGAATGGACCGGACTGCTTGAGGAAAGGTCACATCTTAAAGTTACAGGCAAAGTACTTGTTATATTCGGTAGCTACTTCAGGAAAAAGTGAAGTGAAAGTAACAATATAGGTTGTTTTCATTATCGTTATCTGTCCCTGAAGCGCTTTCCAAATGCTATGAAATGGAGACACTCTTTAAAGAATGTCTTGAATGGTCCCGGCAGTGCTTTTGATTCACTAGCCGGGCGTTTATCTTAATTCTCCAGCTCTTTCAGAGAGTCTGCATTAAAGACTGCGTTGATATCGCTGTCGGGGGAGAAGAGAAGAGGGTAATGTTTCTTTTATGAAGTCTGTTTGTAAAACTTTACAGCTGTCAGCAGGAGGAAGAGTCGAGTGGCTTGCCATGACGGGGAAGTAAATAAATCTGGACTTGAAGTGAGGCTTTTGAGGACGGGAGTCATGTTCACGGGGGACGGCATGGTCAGTGGCCACTTCCTGACTGGGGGTGCGTTCAAGCCCCATCAGGGACTGGAAGTAAATGCGTCGCTTCAAATGGAGAATGGACAACACTTTGGAACTTTTCCTCCATACCAGGGTCAGAACGTCATGAATGCCAGCTTGCCCAAAGTGGAGAACAACGATATTACAACCGCGCTTAAACCGACACCTCAACCGGGGCCTCCCGCTGCACTCAAACTAGGGCAGGAAGGCTTTAAGAAAGTCTGCAGGACCGAGGAGAATGGCCCAAGTCCCTTCCCCGGACTGGCCTCGGGGGTACTAGAGATGCGCGTTAAAGAAGGGAGTAAGATTCGCAACTTGATGGGCTTCGCAATGGCGCGGATGCAAGGCGACCAAGGACTCTGTGGTGCCGGAGAGGGCGGACTCAGACAGGTGGTCTTCACCGGCTCGGGCCGCGCCGTCACCAAGACCATCACGTGTGCCGAGATCATGAAGCGGAAAGTGGGCTCGCTGCACCAGCTGACCAAACTGCAGTATAAGGTGGTCAAGGAGGTGTGGGAGAACACCGAGGGGGGCACGGCAGAGATGACCGTGCACAGAACCGTGCCCTCCATCAGCATCCTGCTATCTAAAGACCCACTGGACCCTCAGGAGCCGGGATACCAACCCCCAGAGACTCTCGGCGCACTGTGGGAGGACAGTGTCGAGCGCGCCACAGCGTCGGCAATCAAGAGACCCCCGGACACTTTGCCGTTCAGAGGTTTACAGCACTGTAAGCGTGTGTGCTCGGGCGAAGGGGTCTCCGTGACCCCCCTCTTGCACTGACTGGATGTCAGAGTCCACTTGAGCACAACTCTGAGACAATCAGAAGAGCCACTGAGACGGAGCAGCGCTTTGGCACAAGACCTAACTACCAATTGCAGCCTAACTGGGATGTTCTGAGCTTGCCTTCTGTACAGACAGACGTCAAAATTGTGTCAATTATGTACCCGCTGTGAAACCTTAAACCTGACGACGATACTTTTAAGATTGAAAATAAGCCATGAACTGCAAAGAcgtttttcttgtttgtttcaAGCAAAGGTtacgaaaaaaaataaactgctgAAAACTGCTGATGACAAATGCAAATCTTGACAATGACTATTTCTTTTGTATAACATGTTTTCTTTCCGCTACGCTTTTTTTTTGGCTGTGTTGAATGTCAAACTTGCCAGAgaatattcattaaaaaaaggtGAAATTGCCTATTTATTTAATCATACATTTAATCAACTAATCCAccctaaaaaaaacttttgtgttAAAGTTTCATTTTAGACTTCTGGCTGAACCTAGTTACCGACTACTATTTATCCACCAGATGGCGCTACATTTCCTCATTTAAAGCATGCAGCAAAATGTGATACatcataatgtgtgtgtgtgtgtgcgtgtgtgtgtctgcctgcctgtctgttgACAAATGCAAATCACACcattgtccatttttaatttgccTCACTATTAAACACAATTTCCGCCCCTTATAGAAACGCCTATGCTGTATTTTATCTCCGCTCGGCTGAATGCGCAAAGctgtgattgaaaagaaaacCGACTTGCTGATCCTTTCTGATAAGAGCGACGACGGTAAACTTTTTGGACGTGGCGTAGAAAAAGCTGATTTAATGACAAAGCTGTTGATAAGGCGCATCTCCTCACCCCGCCCCAGCCTGGCAGAGGAGCCCGGCGGCTGGTGGGGACGGGGGGCACAGAAATACAGGCAGCGATTATCATTAAGATAACAACATAACATCGCACAACACAGCAGAGGGAAGGATTAAAACTAGGGTTGACAgtagctcacactgcactcttCCTCAAAAGTATGTAACACattatctcccccccccccactatcgTCACTTTTAGCCCCGGGGCCTGCACGCATATTTTCTGAACAAGGTGTATTCTAATTATATTTCTCAAAATGgccttaaacaaaaacaattgatTCTGAAAGGGAGATTTTATCCTAATCAACGAGTTATTTTTCTACTTAATCTACCGTGCCTTTTGGGGATAATAGCCTAGACAAGTGGAAGCGTGTCTGAAGCCGTTTGCCATTGATcttaatgaaaatctgcaaacgCAGATGTCAGCATCCTTAAGTAAATTAATCAAAGTGACTCCGCGTAACCGCGGCGACAAATCGACTCTGcatacagaaagaaagaaagaagtcgCTGCATTTTCCTTGGGATCGTTTTTTTGTAGCCCTTCATCACATTTCAACCGGTGATCGGCGGTCACCCGGACAGTCGAAGAGCCGAACTTAATGATTAACCTCGTGGCAAATcccatttggggaaaaaaaaaattgtcacaaGGCTGAATAAGAAATGCTGTGACTGCAAGCGCTCAGGTGGGAAGCGAAACGGCGTGTCCTCGAAACTAGCCCGAAGGTTATCGCTCCAGGGTCGCCCGTTATCAAGCAGGTAACAGCTTTCATCCCGGAACCGATAGGACAATCGTTGCGCAATGCAGGTCAAAAAGATATTCCCTAATCGACCTGCATCTGCTATCTGGGAATTCTGGTGGGCCGAGCGTAAAATGCAGCAGCGAGGTGGGGGTAATTAGGGGTAACAGCGGAGTGAGAGAGCAGATAAAACATTGTGACAAAAGTATTATCCTGGAGCCAAATCCAATGTGGCTGTGAAGAAATAGCAGAGGAGTCAAGCAAGTAGCAATACGGACAAGGTTATTCACACAACCTGAGAGTTGATTACAGTTATattatttgtttgcaaacagtcAACATGGATTTGGGGGAGATGCAGgccctcacccaaaacaaaacacgTTTATACGGGATGCACGCAGTATATTTAACCCTTATACGGGTTATTTCTATTCTTTATATGAGCCTAAGAAGGCAAACCTCCAAAAAATTACGTTTAAATGTAACTATTGAAAACCATGTAAACTAATAAAGTCCTTTATTATCACATTTTGATTGCCATATTTTTCCCATTCAAAGCATGCAGCAAATAAATCGGAATTTATATTGTTTTCTGCAAGAATGCATGATTTCAACAGATTTCAGATTTCCACCTGAAGCTGGATATTAGTGtctgtgtattttattttaccacCAGATGGCGCTACTTTTTCCCGATTTGTACACGTGTGAAAAGCATGCAGCAAAACACCACATGTTTTTCAGTTTAATGCAAGAATGCTCTGCTTTTGAAATCTTGGGATGATGTGTTACTGATGTCGGTATGTGTGGCCTAGCTTATTTCGTTCACCAGATGGCACGACTTTTCCTATTCAAAGCATGCAGCAAAACTTCACACCTTACTGTATTATTCATAGTGTGGATGTAAAAAGTGTTTCAGGCCCCACTCTGTCTAGTGTCCACACATCGATTCAACgggtttgaaaatatttttcccaTGTTTCTTATTTGCTTAGATGTGCAATCCATCCCATTGACGGCTATTTCTTATGTAAAGCAAAATATTACCAAAAGGTAAACACGACACCCTCGTAATAAACATTAGTTTTAAGACTGACGCGTTGGCGATTTCTTATGAGGGGACGCAAGAGTAACATTGTGTTTACTAAGGGTGGGAAAAACAGCATATGCTTTGAATGTCAATGAGTTCATTTTGAAAGTTAACATAATGAAAGTGTTGGTACTCATTCGTTCGGCCGCCGCCTCGGATGAGAGTGAGGTCTCGCGGATGGCGTGGGAGTTCGCTATCTGGCAGCCTCCAGATGGCTCCGTCTTCTCTTATCTAGAAGAATGGGGTGCTGCCTCAATTTTTCAAGCCGCCTTATCTGGGAATCCTTTTAAATTTAATATTTACAGAGGCCTATGTTTTGTGCCGGAGTGGAGTCGACATTGCTCCAGTCAGTTGCGTggctgctgttgtttttttttttttcgtttaacTCTTCAAgtgagggtgggggggtgatGACTGATTACGTGACAGAGTCGAGAGAATAGGAGTGGAAGAAATGCCAAACAAAATGAAGAAGGCTACAAAAGGAAACATTTCATTTGCGACTTTGCATTGAACGCAAAAAGAGGGGGAGTATGATGACGACGCAATTACAAAAACAAGGCTCATACTTGAAGATACCGTATACAAACAAAATGGGCTTTGTTACTTTTTATGCACAAGAATACGCTTTTTACAAAATGTACTTAAaattatgaaaacaaaaatattactaTGAAACATCAGAATGCATATTACAAATGTCTGAGATTATATTGGAGACATGGAGACAGATCAGACACTCCACAGGCCTCATTTGTAATTTTACCACTAGATGCTGCTTTGCTATTtcaacttttttgttgttgtctgggATTGAACAGACCACTCACCAGCGCCTCCAACCCTGAGGCTGGAATTACGAAGAAGAGCGTCTCATGGCCGCCACAACATCAATACCAAAAGTTCATaaacaaggttttttttttcgacaTAGAATTGACATTTTAAATTGCATAAGGATTTAGGAAATTCGTATCCTCCAAAAACATGAATATATTCAAAGCTTAATAGTATGGTGGCTTAAGTACAGCAAGAGACTAAGAAACGTTCGTTAGTTAAACACGTCATTGTGTGAACCTCCATTACATTAAATCCCTCCTTTATTGAAGATTTTAGGAGAACACTTAAGCAGCCATTGAAATGTCTTATTGTAACATAAGGACTATGGCACAAACGAGCAGCTACTCCTTGGCAAAGTGTCCGCTTATGTTCTTTTCATTTtgaaggaaaaataaataaataaaacaataaagccTCCGCGTTGGATTAATCAGTGCGTCCGAGGATGTAATTGCAGTGCTGGAGTCAAAAGCTGGAATTGCAGATAATGAACACATGGCCGTGAGGCTGCCAACATTCAGGGCAGaagaaatgacaagttacaaaactGTGACTTCAGCATTATTTAAAGCCTCACTAGGAAATGAGGGCACTTTGTAATTGCTTTTGACaacaggcctttttttttttttttttttagcaaatgtTACTTCCGTCTCACTAGTGACCACACGAAAACTCTCCAATATGTTAAAACTTCAATTAGGAGTACTGACTTCAATATTTTAAttagtatatatatacatatatatatatatatgtatatatatatttttacagtCAAAGGAGGGTGCAAAATATGAAATTATTTACTGTAATGGCTGAGTTGCTACTGTGATAAGAGTGTGTACCATCGGAAGAAGATGATTCCTTCCTGACATGTCTTTTCAATTAAGTCCCAATGTGTTGACCTAAACCTCCacctcaataaataaataaatgaataaataaatactacaaagCACTAGCTGCTGGCTGTGTAGCATTACGGAAACTGCATTATCAAATGTAAACCTTCCTTTGGAATATGCTTATTTTACAAGTACATAAAATGGATGATAGATAAACAGTTTTAACGATCACAATTATAAAAATGACAGTTGTACATTGCTGCTCTCTGGTGGTGACACTTCAAAGAATCCACAACTGAGATTTAGCGAACAGTAAGCTTGAAATGCCATTAAATCA
This genomic window from Syngnathus scovelli strain Florida chromosome 4, RoL_Ssco_1.2, whole genome shotgun sequence contains:
- the LOC125967416 gene encoding uncharacterized protein; translation: MFTGDGMVSGHFLTGGAFKPHQGLEVNASLQMENGQHFGTFPPYQGQNVMNASLPKVENNDITTALKPTPQPGPPAALKLGQEGFKKVCRTEENGPSPFPGLASGVLEMRVKEGSKIRNLMGFAMARMQGDQGLCGAGEGGLRQVVFTGSGRAVTKTITCAEIMKRKVGSLHQLTKLQYKVVKEVWENTEGGTAEMTVHRTVPSISILLSKDPLDPQEPGYQPPETLGALWEDSVERATASAIKRPPDTLPFRGLQHCKRVCSGEGVSVTPLLH